From Nitrospirota bacterium, one genomic window encodes:
- the nuoK gene encoding NADH-quinone oxidoreductase subunit NuoK, which translates to MPAMVMEHGLILSVVLFLIGLTGVLVRRNIIFILLSIEIMLNAAGLAFVIAGARWAQPDGQVMFIFILAMAGAEVAVGLALALQFYHSHKTLDTDEASQMKG; encoded by the coding sequence ATGCCTGCGATGGTGATGGAGCACGGCCTTATTTTGTCTGTCGTCCTTTTTTTAATCGGACTGACAGGTGTTCTTGTGCGCAGGAATATTATTTTCATTCTGCTGTCCATAGAGATCATGCTCAATGCCGCGGGTCTTGCCTTTGTAATAGCGGGTGCGCGATGGGCTCAGCCTGACGGACAGGTGATGTTTATCTTTATACTTGCGATGGCCGGAGCTGAGGTTGCGGTGGGCCTTGCGCTCGCGCTTCAGTTTTATCATTCGCATAAAACACTCGACACTGATGAAGCAAGTCAGATGAAAGGATAG